TGTTAGAGAGTGACCCCCATCGGGTTTTAGAAGGAATGGCGATCGCGGGTTATGCGGTTGGTGCTACCCAAGCGTTCATCTATGTTCGGGCGGAATATCCCCTCGCGATCGATCGCCTGCAAAAGGCAATCAAGCAAGCCAAAAGGCTCAGCCTTCTAGGTAGTCAAATCTTCGGCTCTCCCTTTGACTTCAAAGTTGATATCCGCATCGGTGCAGGTGCTTTTGTCTGCGGTGAAGAAACCGCCTTAATTGCCTCCGTAGAAGGTGGACGAGGTTTACCCCGCCCCCGCCCCCCTTATCCGGCACAATCAGGATTGTGGGGATGTCCGACTTTAATTAATAATGTGGAAACCTTCGCCAATATTGCCGTCATTATTCGGGAAGGAGCCGAATGGTACGCCAATATCGGCACCGAAAAGAGCAAAGGCACAAAAGTGTTCGCTCTAACGGGTAAAATCCGCAACAATGGTTTAATTGAAGTGCCAATGGGCATTACCCTACGCGAAATTGTCGAAGAAATGGGCGGCGGTGTACCAGATGGTGAAGTGAAGGCAGTGCAAACGGGGGGACCGTCTGGCGGTTGTATCCCCGCATCCCTACTGGATACCCCAGTAGACTACGACTCACTGGTCACAATCGGCTCGATGATGGGTTCCGGCGGCATGGTGGTGATGGATGAAACCACCAGCATGATTGAAGTTGCCCAGTTCTACATGGAATTCTGTCGGGGAGAAACCTGCGGCAAATGCATCCCTTGTCGCGTGGGAACAGTGCAAATGTACCAAGCGCTGACCAAAATCCTCAAGGGAGAAGCCACAATGAGAGATATCGAACAACTCGAACAGCTCTGTGGCATGGTGAAAGACACCAGCTTGTGCGGTTTGGGTCAGACTGCACCGAATCCCGTCATGAGTACGCTGCGCTATTTCCGGGATGAGTATCTGGTGTTACTTCAAGATAGCCCGAATGGAAAAGTGGCAGTGAAGTCATAAGTCATCAGTCAATTGTAGGGGCGGGTTTAGGGACTAACGCTAATGAAAGACCGATAACGTTTCAACAAAACCCGCCCTTATTCATAAGTCATACGTTATCGGGTTTTTGACGAATGACCAAGGACAAATGACAAATGACAAAGGACGAATGACCAAGGACAAATGACAAAGGACAAAAGATATGTCAGTAAAAACATTGACCATTGATGGCGTTGATGTCGCCATTGAAGAAGGTGCAACCCTCCTAACCGCAGCCAAAGAAGCAGGTGTTCATATTCCTACGTTGTGTCATCTGGAAGGGGTCACTGATGTGGGCGCTTGTCGGTTATGTTTGGTAGAAATTGAAGGGATTAACAAACTCCTACCTGCCTGCGTTACTGAGGTGTCGGAGGGAATGAAAGTTCATACCAATACCGAAACGCTCCAAGAATACCGCCGCATGGTTGTCGAGATGCTGTTTTCCGAAGGGAATCACATCTGCGCCGTCTGTGTGGTGAATGGCAATTGCCAATTGCAAGATGCGGCGATTGAGGTGGGAATGGATCACACCCGTTTCCCCTACCGTTTCCCACAACGAGACGTGGATGTATCTCACGATCGCTTCGGTCTTGATCACAATCGTTGTATTCTCTGTACTCGTTGTGTGCGAGTCTGTGACGAAATCGAAGGCGCTCACGTTTGGGATGTAGCAGGGCGGGGTCCGGCGTCCCGTATCATTAGCGGGTTGGCTCAACCTTGGGGAGAGGTGGAAGCCTGTACTTCTTGTGGTAAGTGTGTGGATGCTTGTCCCACAGGTTCTCTTTTCCGCAAGGGTTCCACAGTCGCGGAAATGGAAAAAGACAGAGGGAAAGTGGAATTTTTAGTCACCGCACGGGAAGAGCATAAGTGGACTCGCTGACGTAGGAAAGCGGGGGGAGCTGGGGGAGCGGGGGGAGCTGGGGGAGCTGGGGAAGCTGAGTAAGTTAACTCAAAACTCTACCTTACCTGTTACCTGTTAACTGTTAACTGTTCCCTGTTCCCTTTTCCCTTTTCTTTAACAAATCCTCAATCACCAATCACCAATTGTTGGGAGATATAAAGCATGGCAAAGATAAAATTAGCGACGATTTGGTTGTGTGGCTGTTCTGGCTGTCACATGTCCTTTCTGGATTTAGACGAATGGCTACTGGAACTGGCTGAGAAAGTGGATGTGGTTTACAGTCCAGTGGCTTCTGATGTTAAAGAGTACCCCGAAGATGTGGATGTTTGTTTAGTAGAAGGGGGTGTGGCGAATGAAGAAAACTTGGAGTTAATTCGCATCGCCAGAGAACGCACCAAATTCCTGATTTCCTTTGGCGATTGTGCTGTAACTGCCAACGTACCAGCCTTACGGAATATGTTAGGAGGGGCAGAACCGGTGCTGAAGCGCTGTTATCTGGAGTTGGGAGATGCGAATCCCCAATTGCCTAATTTCCCTGGAATTGTGCCAGAATTACTAGACCGCGTGCGCCCTGTGCATGAGTTGGTTCACGTTGATTTATTTATGCCGGGATGTCCACCACCAGCCGACCGAATTCAAGCCACAATTGAACCGTTACTGCGCGGTGAAAAACCCGTTATGGAAGGACGGGAAATGATTAAGTTTGGATAGTCATTGGTCATTCGTCTTATGTCCTTTGTCATTGGTTAACGTTGAGGGTGGGTAACAAATAATAATTACCTGATCAACTCAACAAAGGGCAAAGGATACAAAAGCAAGAAACAACTAGAGACAGGAAGGTTATGGCTAAAACAGTTCTTATTGATCCGGTTACTCGTATTGAAGGACACGCGAAAATTTCTATTTTTCTTGATGATGCAGGGGAAGTGGAAGACGCCCGATTTCATGTGGTGGAATTCCGGGGCTTTGAAAAGTTCTGTGAAGGACGCCCGATGTGGGAAATGGCAGGGATTACGGCTCGAATTTGTGGGATTTGTCCAGTAAGTCATTTACTGGCGTCGGCGAAAACGGGGGATAAAATTCAAGCGGTGAAGGTACCGCCTGCGGGTGAGAAATTGCGGCGGATGATGAACTTGGGACAAATTACCCAGTCTCACGCGCTGTCGTTTTTCCATCTGAGTAGTCCTGACTTTTTGTTGGGTTGGGATAGTGATCCGGCGACTCGGAATGTGTTTGGCTTAATTGCGGCTGATCCGGATTTAGCCCGCAGTGGGATTCGCTTGCGCCAGTTTGGTCAAACGGTGATCGAACTGTTGGGGGCGAAGAAAATACACCCAGCCTGGGCGGTTCCTGGCGGCGTGCGATCGCCTTTATCGGAAGAGGGGCGGGCTTGGATACGCGATCGCTTACCGGAATCCCGCGCGACTCTCGATACCGCCCTGGGCTTGTTTAAGCAGTTATTGGATAAGTTTTCTACCGAGGTAGAAACCTTTGGTTTGTTCCCCTCCCTGTTTATGGGGTTAGTGGGTAAAGATGGAGTCTGGGAACATTATGATGGTCATCTTCGCTTCAAAGATAGTGAAGGGAATATGGTAGCTGATGGACTCAGTGAGGATGATTATCAAGACTTTATGGGTGAAGCGGTTGAACCTTGGTCTTATTTGAAATTCCCCTACTATAAACCCTTAGGATACCCGGATGGGATTTATCGAGTGGGTCCATTAGCCCGACTGAATATCTGCGATCGCATGGGTACGGAAGCCGCTGATCGGGAGTTACAAGAATTTCGCGATCGCGCAGGCGGTGTAGCCACCTCATCCTTCTTCTATCACTATGCCCGCTTAGTGGAAATTCTGGCAGCTTTAGAACGGATTGAACAATTAGTTGAAGATCCAGATATTGTCTCCAAACGCACTCGGGCTGAAGCCGGAATTAACAGTTTAGAAGGCATTGGTGTCAGTGAAGCGCCCCGAGGCACATTGTTCCATCATTATAATGTGGATGAAAATGGCATTATCAAGAAAGTCAACATGATTATTGCCACGGGTCAAAATAACTTGGCGATGAACAAAACTGTGGCACAAATTGCCAAACATTATATCCACGGGAATGAAATTCCTGAAGGGTTATTAAACCGAGTTGAAGCTGGAATTCGCGCCTTTGACCCCTGCTTAAGCTGTTCCACTCATGCGTTTGGTCAAATGCCCTTGCATATCCAATTAGTCGGTTCATCCGGGGATGTTGTCGATGAAGTCTGGCGTCATTAATCTCGCTAGTTTAGGACTTACGCAACGCCTCTATCTGTAGGGTGCGTTAGCGTAGCGTAACGCACCATTGCCACCATATATGATGTACCTGCGTAAGTCCTGTAGTTGTTAGAGATATTCTTCCCTCCCTAGTTCCCAGGCTTTGCCTCCCTCGTTTCCAGGCAGAACCTGGGAATATTTTATAACTGGATGAGGACACTACTCAATAATTTCATCGTATTGATTGATACCGCTGTCTTGATGCTGTTTCATGGAGAGCAGAATCTCGTCTAATGGCGTGTTGTCTTGCCACTGATGGCGTTCTTGGGTATAGTCGCTTTGACCTGGGCTAAAGTATTGAATAAATCGGATAGTATCAACGACTCCCAAGGAATCGATTAAGGCTTTATATCCTTTTTTAATAACTTCCTGCTGAGTATTAGTCATGGGGTTGCTCCTATTTGTGAGTAACGCTCATTAGCCATTGAACGGGATTATTAACGGGGACATTAATAAGCTGAATATATCGCATTGCTCTCTTAATTAGACGGTCATCTGTGGATAAAAATATATCGGCACGGCTTTGTTCAGCACTGGCGATGTGGGTGGCATCGTATCCAGAGAATCCTAATTGGACAAGTTCTCTAGAACGGTTTTCTATCAATTGGCTACTGATTACCTTAATTTTAGCAATGCTCAGGATTGCCTTGACGTTCTTGAGTTTTTCAAAATCGGGAGTTTGAGCGAGTTCTGTATCTAAG
The Coleofasciculus chthonoplastes PCC 7420 DNA segment above includes these coding regions:
- the nuoF gene encoding NADH-quinone oxidoreductase subunit NuoF, encoding MDLTELQEIAEAERQAQKSIRVHCCTSTGCQAANSLGVKKNLEGAVKAADLGDRVQVVGVGCMGFCGRGPLVEIDPQDKLYEEVTPDDAASIIESLNGGTATANEGDLNHPFFARQMRIVRETSGKIDPERIEEYIAAGGYQSLYKVIHDMTPAEVVDQISKSGLRGRGGGGYPTGLKWATMAKMPGEQKYVICNADEGDPGAFMDRSVLESDPHRVLEGMAIAGYAVGATQAFIYVRAEYPLAIDRLQKAIKQAKRLSLLGSQIFGSPFDFKVDIRIGAGAFVCGEETALIASVEGGRGLPRPRPPYPAQSGLWGCPTLINNVETFANIAVIIREGAEWYANIGTEKSKGTKVFALTGKIRNNGLIEVPMGITLREIVEEMGGGVPDGEVKAVQTGGPSGGCIPASLLDTPVDYDSLVTIGSMMGSGGMVVMDETTSMIEVAQFYMEFCRGETCGKCIPCRVGTVQMYQALTKILKGEATMRDIEQLEQLCGMVKDTSLCGLGQTAPNPVMSTLRYFRDEYLVLLQDSPNGKVAVKS
- a CDS encoding NADH-quinone oxidoreductase subunit B family protein, with the protein product MAKIKLATIWLCGCSGCHMSFLDLDEWLLELAEKVDVVYSPVASDVKEYPEDVDVCLVEGGVANEENLELIRIARERTKFLISFGDCAVTANVPALRNMLGGAEPVLKRCYLELGDANPQLPNFPGIVPELLDRVRPVHELVHVDLFMPGCPPPADRIQATIEPLLRGEKPVMEGREMIKFG
- the hoxU gene encoding bidirectional hydrogenase complex protein HoxU, whose amino-acid sequence is MSVKTLTIDGVDVAIEEGATLLTAAKEAGVHIPTLCHLEGVTDVGACRLCLVEIEGINKLLPACVTEVSEGMKVHTNTETLQEYRRMVVEMLFSEGNHICAVCVVNGNCQLQDAAIEVGMDHTRFPYRFPQRDVDVSHDRFGLDHNRCILCTRCVRVCDEIEGAHVWDVAGRGPASRIISGLAQPWGEVEACTSCGKCVDACPTGSLFRKGSTVAEMEKDRGKVEFLVTAREEHKWTR
- a CDS encoding Ni/Fe hydrogenase subunit alpha; this translates as MAKTVLIDPVTRIEGHAKISIFLDDAGEVEDARFHVVEFRGFEKFCEGRPMWEMAGITARICGICPVSHLLASAKTGDKIQAVKVPPAGEKLRRMMNLGQITQSHALSFFHLSSPDFLLGWDSDPATRNVFGLIAADPDLARSGIRLRQFGQTVIELLGAKKIHPAWAVPGGVRSPLSEEGRAWIRDRLPESRATLDTALGLFKQLLDKFSTEVETFGLFPSLFMGLVGKDGVWEHYDGHLRFKDSEGNMVADGLSEDDYQDFMGEAVEPWSYLKFPYYKPLGYPDGIYRVGPLARLNICDRMGTEAADRELQEFRDRAGGVATSSFFYHYARLVEILAALERIEQLVEDPDIVSKRTRAEAGINSLEGIGVSEAPRGTLFHHYNVDENGIIKKVNMIIATGQNNLAMNKTVAQIAKHYIHGNEIPEGLLNRVEAGIRAFDPCLSCSTHAFGQMPLHIQLVGSSGDVVDEVWRH